GGCAGGAGTGCCAAGGAACTACGCTTACCGACCGCATGGACTACTCTCTACAGATATCGGAGTACCGGAGAACACGATTCCCGCGGGTAAGCGCCCGATAGACATTCTGGACTATGCTGCTAGCACCATAATGAAAGTTGGTGATAGCACCTCCACCGTTTTCGTACACCCTGATAAGGGTAACATTCCAACCGTTCCAACATACATCTACATCTTGCAGCAGATAGACTCGAGGAACTACCGATATGCCAACGGCGGTTTGATACCCTATGACGCGGTATACGCGCGTAACTACACGAAGGGCATTGTGCTGTATCGCACACTGGCGCAGTATTCCGGTTTGCGGTCTGGGTACGACGGTGGCAACCCTGTGACGGTTCAGTTGCCCGACACCTATCGCAGGGTGAACTATGACGGCACGCTGGGACCTCCGGTTACAGAGGTACAGATACGCGGTTTCGAGGGCATCATTCTGGTGAAAGCGGTGCAGACCAGTAACCCGAACATCCAGCTATCTCTGTCGGTAGACAAGACCAACCCGAAACCGCTGGAGGTGGTGACGGTGACGGTGGTGTTGAGGAACGCGGGCACTGCAGAAGCATCTAATGTAGAGATCCGGATGCCCCTTTCGAACATGGCCTACGAACAGGGCTCCCTGTCGCCGCAGGAGTACACGGTGGACACGTCGGACTCTTCTATCCTGAAGATTACTGTTCCATCCCTTGCAGCGGGAGCGGAAGCCACCCTGCGATTTCGGCTGATACAACAGCGGGGTAGCTAGCGATGCGTGTTACTCAGGTAGTCGCAGGTCTTGGCTCCGGAGGAGCAGAGCGTTTGGTACTCAACCTGAGTTCCTGGTTTCAACAGGTGGGGCATCAGGTGGAGGTGGTGAACATTTACCGCGATACAACTCTATTGCCACAGTTCGAGCAGGCGAGTATCCGCGTGCACAACCTGCGCTTGACGCCATACTTGTCCCAGTGGTATCCAGTGGCTTTGGTACGATACCTGAGGCATTTTCACCCGGATGTGGTGCACTGCCACGACACCGCCTGGCGCAAGACCGTGCGGGCATGCCAGCTGGCAGGGATACCCTGCGTATGGACGATGCACGGCTACCTGCAGGATTGGGTGAAGGCAGGGGCGAGATGGATGCGGCAGTGCGCACGCGATACCGCTTTTCTGGTGGGAGTGGAAATGACGGTGCGGGATTTGATATTGCGTGAGGTGTGTGCCGATGAACACAAGGTGCTCTATGTACCCAACGGCGTGCCTGACCTCTATAACGAGCATCTGTCACCGGTGCACTGGGGGGCGCCGATACCTGCAGATGCCGTGTTGATGGGGATGGTTTCACGATTGGAGCCGCCCAAAGACCCCTTTACCCTGGTAGAGGCGTTCGCGCTGGTGAAGCAAAAGGTGGAGCAAGCCCATTTGCTGTTTGTGGGGGAAGGGAGCCTGTCCGAAGAGGTTCGGCGGTTCGCCATCGAGCGTGATCTGGCGCAAAGCGTACATTTGCTGGGCAGGCGGACAGATGTCGCGGCGATTCTGCATTATCTGCATGTCTTCGTGCTCAGCTCCGGGAGCGAGGGACAGTCTCTGGCGATTTTGGAAGCCATGTCCGCCCAGCGACCGATAGTGGCGACCGATGTGGGTGGTAACTCCATTTTACTGGACGGGGGACGGTGCGGTATTCTGGTACCGCCGCGCGACCCGCACGCGCTGGCAGAGGCGATTCTGGAACTATTGACGAATCGGGAAAAGGCACAGCAGCTTGCCCGAAACGCCCGCCAACGGTTCTTGGAGCATTTTACTATCGATGCGATGGGCAAGCGTTATCTGGAGATATACGAGCGGGCGATAGCGCAGCACAGGGGGAAGACCTAACCCCCTTTCCCCCTTCCCTGCGAGGGAAGGGGGTATACACCCCTCTCCCTGTGGGAGAGGGGCATGGGGAGAGGTTAAGACACACGATGAAAACACTTGGCATCTATTACGCAACAGCCTGTTATCGCGACGAGTCAGGGAAATACTATACCAGCAACGGGCTGGGGCGCTACCTGCAGGAGATGCACCGCCTTTTCCCCTTTGAGGTGGTGCTGGCGGCTCCTGTCACCACACAGCCTCTGGTACACCTGCAATATCCCTTGCCTGCGGAGCGTGTGGTAGTGTATGAACTACCCTACTTCGAAACTTTTTTGGGTGCGGTTCAGGTGCGAGGTGAGTTGCGCGGTCGGTTGCGAAAGTTTCTAGACGCCCATCGAGTGGATGCAGTGTGGCTCCGCTATCCGGGAGCATACGCGCCGGTGTTGTGGCGGGAGTGTCGGCGCAGGGGTGTGCCCTGTTTTTTTCAGCTGGTAGGTGATCCTGTGTCTCTTTTGAAAGCGTCGCCGACCGGCTCTCGGCTGAGAAGGTGGGTGCAGGTTCAAGTAGCCTCAATACATGAACGCGCGATGCAGCGTATACTGCAAAACACTCCAGCTATAGCTATTTCGCAGTCGCTGGAAGCAAAGTTTCATGGCCCATGTGTAGACCGCATCGCAGTGAGTACTCTGATCGAATCTGATTTTTACCTGCGCAGAGATACCTGTCTATCTTCACCTCTGCGCGTGCTGTTTGTGGGGGCATTGAGGCACGAAAAGTCCGTAGATACGCTGATAGAATCGGTCGGTTTGCTGCAAGCAAAAGGATATGAGATAGTGCTGGATATTGTGGGCGATGGCGACCAACGACCGTTTCTGGAAAATTGTGCCAGGCGCTACTTGAACGAAGGCACCTGCCATTTTCACGGTTTTCAGACCGATCCGGCGGTTCTGCATCGTTTTTACAGCACGGCTGACCTGTTTGTGTTGCCGTCGGTATCGGAGGGTTTAGGTAGGGTTGTTCTGGAGGCGATGGCGCGAGGCGTGCCAGTGGTGGCTTCTGCAGTGGGGGGCATTCCCGACCTGGTGCAACATAAGCGCACGGGACTGCTGGTGCCGCCGCGTGAGCCGAAGCATCTGGCTGATGCACTGGAACGTCTGGTGAAAGACGGTGATCTGCGACGTCGAGTGATTGCTGAGGGTTATGCGCTTGCGCAACAACATGCTGCAGAAGCCTTTTTACGCAAGGTGGTGGATTTCATCCGCGAGCAGGTGGGTGTAGACCTGCTGGAGCAAGGAGCGGAGGCTGCTGTATGAGGGTGCTTTTCTGTCAGCCCAGCTCCGCCAAGCCGGCTATCAGCGGTCCGGAGCGTCAGACCGTTCAGATTGGCAGAGCGCTTCAAGCACGTGGACATGAGGTAACCATTGGCGTGATCCTGGTGCATTCATACGAGGATGTACACTCCACTACTCTGGCGCAACATGCTGGGCAGTACGGTATCCCCACGGTTCCGCTCTACTTACCCGAAAAGTATAACCTGCGGCGTTCGGTGCGCCGCTTCGCTACGTTGATAGAGGAGTGGAGACCGGATGTGGTATGCACGGCGGGGTATAAGGCAGATGTGATTGCGGCATCGTATGGCAAGGTACCCACCCTGGCTCTGACTCCAGGATGGACGGCGAAGGATTGGAAGACACGCTTGTTCGAATGGCTGGATAAGCGAACCCTGCACAGACATTCTGCAGTAGGTGTTGTCTCCCCGGTACAAAGGAGTGAAGTGATTCGTTACGGGGTCAATACAGAGAAGGTTTTCTTTTTGCCAACAGCTTTGGACGTGTCTGCTTTACCGACCGCTTACAGCCGTGCAGAGATGAAAAACATGCTACAATCATATCAGTCAGGATACTTAGTGGGTTACGTTGGGCGTTTGAGCGTAGAAAAGGGCGGGCGGTTTCTGCTGGAATCTATGCCATCGGTGCTGCAACAAATGAAGGATGTGCTTTTGCTGATGGTAGGCGAGGGCGACCAGCGCGCTGCGTTACAGGCTCAGGCGCAAACGCTGGGGATACAGGAGGCAGTTCTCTTTCTGGGAGAGCGGGCAGATGCGCGGCAGATAATTGGTGCACTGGACCTGCTGGTGTTACCCTCCCGTACCGAAGGACTACCCAACGTCATCCTCGAAGCCTTCGCTTATAAAACACCCGTAGTCGCGACTGCGGTGGGGGGCGTGCCCGAGCTGGTGAAAAATGGCGAAACGGGCTGGCTGGTTCCGCCGCGCAACCCATACGCGCTGGCGCAAGCCATCGTAGAGGCGCTGTCCAACCCTGAGGAAGCGCGACGCCGTGCCGAAAATGCGTATAGACACCTGCTGCAGCACTTCACGGTGGAGAAGCAGGTGGACGCCTGGGAGCAGGCATTGCATGCGGCGGTGGAGAATTGGAAGAGGAGGAATCGGTTGGGGGGTTAGGTAGTTGGAGTTAGACCTCTCCCCCATCCCCTCTCCTAGGAGGAGAGGGGAGCAGGTGCACTACCGTGCGCCGCTACAAGCGGAGGTAGGTGTTTGTGGTGAAGCACGTGAGTGCTTCCATTCCCCTTCCCTCGTAGGGAAGGGGGGTAAGGGGGTTAGGTTAACAAGCATCCACCTCTCCCCCATCCCCTCTCCTAAGAGGAGAGGGGAGCAGGTGCACTACCGTGCGCCTCTACAAGCGGAGGTAGGTGTTTGTGGTGAAGCACGTGAGTGCTTCCATTCCCCTTCCCTCGTAGGGAAGGGGGTAAGGGGGTTAGGTTAACAAGCATCCACCTCTCCCCCATCCCCTCCCCTAAGAGGAGAGGGGAGCAGGTGCACTACCGTGCGCCTCTACAAGCGGAGGTAGGTGTTTGTAGTGAAGCACGTAAGTGCTTCCATTCCCCTTCCCTCGTAGGGAAGGGGGTAAGGGGGTTAGGTTAACAAGCTTTACCTCTCCCCCTTCCCTCGTAGGGAAGGGGGCAAGGGGGTTAGGTTTCTCATCCTGTCAAGGAGGTATCGTCTTGCGTATTCTGGTCACCGGCGGGGCGGGCTTCATCGGCTCGCACATCGTGGAAAAACTGGTAGGTCTGGGGCACGAGGTCATCGTGCTGGATGACCTCTCCACCGGGCGCGAGGAGAACATCGCGCATCTTCAGGACAGCGTCACTTTCATCAAGGGTTCTATTACTGCTCGCGCGCTGTTGAGCCGGTTGATGGAGGGAGTGCAGGTGGTGTTCCATCAAGCCGCGCTGGGTTCGGTGCCGCGCTCGGTGGAGGACCCCGCCACCACGCATGAGGTGAACATCACAGGCACTTTCAACGTGTTGCTGGCAGCACGGGACGCTGGCGTGAAGCGAGTGGTTTATGCAGCTTCCTCTTCCGCATATGGCGACACGCCCACCCTGCCCAAAGTGGAGACGATGTTGCCTAACCCGCTGTCGCCCTACGCGGTAAGCAAGCTGGTGGGCGAATACTACTGCCAGGTGTTCACGCGCGTGTATGGGTTAGAGACAGTAAGCCTGCGCTACTTCAATGTGTTCGGACCGCGCCAGAACCCGCATTCGCAGTACGCCGCGGTGATACCGAAGTTCATCACCGCAGCGCTCAAAGGCGAGCCGTTGACCGTGTTCGGCGATGGGGAGCAGTCGCGCGATTTCACCTACATCGACAACGTGGTGCAGGCGAACCTGCTGGCGATGGAGTCGCCCCATGCGGTGGGCAAGGTGTATAACGTAGCGTGTGGTGGTCGCTACACGCTGAACGAGCTCATCCGCCAGCTGGAGACGATCTTTGGGCGCAAGCTGGAGGTACAGTATCTGCCTCCGCGCGCGGGCGACGTGAAGCACTCCGAAGCGTCCATCGCCGAGGCACAGAGGGACCTGGGATACCGGGTATTGGTGTCGTTTGAAGAGGGATTGAGGCGCACGGTGCAGTGGTACAGGGAGCAGATTTGATGCGAGCGTACTCCGCCTTGTTCAGGCGTAAGGTGTTTGACTGGTCATTTCACCCTGCGGTGCGATGGGGAGTTTCTGCAGGGCTATACATCCGCTACCTGCTGCACGGAGGCGGAGCAAGCCCTATCGGTTTTGAGTATCTGCTCAGAGCACACCGCTACTCAGCAGGTAAGCTGGGTAGCCGAACATACGAGAAGCAGATAGCCAGAGGGTTACCCAGATGGCTGCAGCATGACCTGCCCGTAAGACAATATCCACTGCCTGAAGGGAAGATGCGCTCCTTTCGTGCGCGCACTTTGGTACTCAAACCGCCACGCCGGGAGGGCGGTACAGCAGTGGAGCGTGGTGTTCTTTTTACCAAAACCTTCTGGGAACTGGCAGTGTTGACCGATTTGGAAAGATTGCTACGCGATTACTGGTTGGTGATTGAGCCGGGCTGGTCGGGGTATGCAGATGCGCATTTACTGTACTACTGCCGGTTTCCACACCCCGTGCTCGTCTGCTCGCCAGAAATCACTGACTACCAGTTCCTGCAAAATCTGCACACTAACCTGATACCTGTCCCCATCGGCGCCAGCGACTGGGCGCACCCTGAGATTTTCCACCCTATCGAAGGCGTCGAGAAAGTATATGACGCGGTGATGGTTGCTGGATGGGCTGTCTACAAGAGGCACCATGCCCTGTTTCGGGCTTTGAAGCAACTGCGCCGTACCGACATCAAGGTCGCCATAGTGGGGTTCGAGTGGGAAGGTAGTCGCGAGGAGATCGAAAGACTAATTGACCTTTATGGGGTGCGTAAGCATTTGGATATTTACCAAAGCCTATCACCGCCGGAGGTAAACAGAGTACTGAATCAGAGCAAAGTAAACCTGATCCTTACCTTACGCGAAGGTGCAAACAAGAGCATCTTTGAGGGTTTCTTTGCAGATGTGCCCGGCATCGTATTACGGAACAACATTGGCATCAATAAGAGCTATATCAACCAGTACACTGGTAGGTTGATCGACGAGCACGAACTACCGCAGGTAATCCTGTGGTTTCGTGAGCACCACAGAGATTTCCGACCGCGCGAGTGGGCGATGCAGAATATCTCTCCGCAAGCTACTACCGCGAAGCTGAACGCTATCTTGCGAAAGATCGCCTGCGAGCATGGCGAACCGTGGACCCGTGACATCGTAGCAAAAAGCAACTGTCCTGCCCCGACATATTATCCGGACAATTCGGTAGCTGCCGGCTTTCCCACTGTGGATGATATCCTGAAGCAGTACGGGCGTGGTGCAG
This Armatimonadota bacterium DNA region includes the following protein-coding sequences:
- a CDS encoding epimerase codes for the protein MRILVTGGAGFIGSHIVEKLVGLGHEVIVLDDLSTGREENIAHLQDSVTFIKGSITARALLSRLMEGVQVVFHQAALGSVPRSVEDPATTHEVNITGTFNVLLAARDAGVKRVVYAASSSAYGDTPTLPKVETMLPNPLSPYAVSKLVGEYYCQVFTRVYGLETVSLRYFNVFGPRQNPHSQYAAVIPKFITAALKGEPLTVFGDGEQSRDFTYIDNVVQANLLAMESPHAVGKVYNVACGGRYTLNELIRQLETIFGRKLEVQYLPPRAGDVKHSEASIAEAQRDLGYRVLVSFEEGLRRTVQWYREQI